In Sphingobacterium sp. lm-10, the DNA window GTATTATGAATACCTTTTGTTTCGATAGCCAAGCCCACGTTGTAGCTGTCGCTTTCTAAGGTATAAATATAATCGATGTATTGCGCGTCAGAATAATTGAGGCGCATGGTGAGTGCACCGTCGTTGCCACCCTGCGAACTAAAATACAATTCATTGGTATTCACCGCTTTTCCTGGGACATTAAATTCCAATCCGAAGCTGTTGTGATCTCCGCTAAATAAAATCAACGGACTGCCATCAAAATTTTGCTGACCTTTCAGTTCAACAGATTTTATGCGACCCCCTTTGCTGGAAATATGAGCAATGATTTTCTCATTTTCCAATTTAATCAATTCTTCGCTACCAAAACTACTAGAGCCAAATGGTTCATTTAATCTGGCTGAATCTACTTCGTTAGATTCTACAATAGTTTGTAAAGAATCCTTCACTGGAGCTAATCCTTGTTTTACTCGCTCGGTAGAATCTTGACGAGCCTTTTCTGCATTAATCTCCTGCTCTGAAGGTTTCATGAGGTAAAAAGAACCTGCGAAGATGGCAAATATCAGGATCAGCCCGATAATATTATTTCTATCCATTTTTACTTATTTTCTCTCTTTTTAAAGGTTATTTGCTCGCTGTTTTCTTATGTGTCAACGCAGCGGCTACAAAACTAACAAAAAGTGGGTGAGGATTTGCTACTGTTGATTTTAATTCCGGGTGAAATTGTCCGGCTACATAAAAAGGATGATCCTTTAGCTCCACGATTTCCACTAAGCCGGTTTCTGGATTCTTACCAGAAGCAATCATCCCAGCTTCCTCGAATTGGGCGAGGTAGTCGTTGTTGAATTCATAGCGATGGCGGTGGCGTTCCGTGATCTTGGATTTACCATAGATCGCATGCGCTTTTGTCCCCTTACGTAGATCACAGTCATATGCACCTAATCGCATGGTACCACCCATATTTTTGATCGTTTTTTGCTCTTCCATCAAGTTGATGACCGGATGTTTGGTGCTCTCATCCATCTCAAAACTGTTCGCATCTTTTAATGACAGCACATTCCGAGCAAATTCAATGACCGAGCATTGCATTCCTAAACAGATACCGAAGAAAGGAATACGTTGCTCGCGAACGTATTTGATCGCAACTAGCTTTCCTTCCAACCCGCGCGCGCCAAAGCCTGGTGCTACAAGTATACCGTCTAATCCTTTTAGCTTATCTGCCACATTCTCCTCATTGATGCTTTCTGCGGCAATGGATTTTACTTTTACTTTCGTTTCATTGGCAGAGCCTGCATGGATAAACGCTTCCGCAATGGATTTGTATGCATCAGGCAACTCAATGTATTTCCCCACCAAGCCGATGTTGACTTCATTCGTCGGATTTTTTAATTTACCTAAAAATGTCTTCCAGTTTTCTAAATTGGGTTCTACTTTGGTCGACAATTTTAATTTGGTCAGCACCGTTTTGTCCAACTGCTCCTTCAACATCAATAAAGGTACATCGTAGATGGTCGAAGCATCGATAGATTCCACCACCGCGTTGATATTTACGTTGCAAAACAACGCCAATTTTTTACGGATATCCTGTGTCAGTTTATGTTCGGTACGGCAAACCAGGATGTCTGGCTGTATACCATATTCCAGTAATGTTTTTACCGAATGTTGTGTCGGTTTGGTTTTCAATTCACCTGCTGCCGCCAAGTAAGGGATCAACGTCAAATGAATCACCAAAGAATCATTATTACCTAATTCCCAACGCAACTGTCTAACTGCCTCAATGAATGGAAGCGACTCAATATCGCCCACTGTACCACCTAATTCGGTGATGATGATATCGTATTCGCCCGAATCACCTAATAGTTGCATCCGGCGCTTAATCTCGTCGGTGATATGTGGTACTACCTGTACTGTTTTTCCTAAGTACGCACCAGCACGCTCTTGTTGGATTACATGTTGGTAAATACGTCCGGTTGTTACATTATTAGCCTGTGAAGTGGGTACATTCAAAAACCGCTCGTAGTGGCCCAAATCTAAGTCGGTCTCTGCACCGTCTTCCGTTACGAAACATTCGCCATGTTCGTAAGGATTTAAGGTTCCTGGATCGATATTGATGTATGGGTCAAATTTTTGGATGGTAACTTTGAGTCCGCGTGCTTGGAGAAGTTTTGCCAGAGAAGCTGCAATAATGCCTTTTCCCAATGACGAAGTTACGCCGCCCGTAACAAAGATGTATTTACTCATAGTAATTGAAGGGTTTTGAGCGATAATCCATCCCTTAAAAGCAATGGAAAATCTGTCTTTTGTACGGGGTACAAAGATAGTATTTTTTTTGTGCTTTACGGCTAAAAATGAATATACCCACCCAACGGGTGGGCATCAGGAAGTTATCTCAGGGAGCGCAGCAGACGGATCGTTTCCGCGTCAAATTCCTGCTCTCCAAAGAGGGATACACCGGCAGCTCCATTTTTCTTGGCCAGCTCGATTCCCTTTTTGAGTTCCTCGCTGTCTTTAAAGTCTGGTAAATAAAGACCTGCATATAAAGGGAATTTTTTGTTCAGTGTCTGCACCCCTTCTTTTACGGCTTGGCCCACCCATTCCACTGGCTCCTGATAGAAACCATGATAGATCATTGGAAATACCCCATCTAAATCCCAGTTTGCCCAATCTTGCCGTACGATGCGGCGCGCCAAATCCGGTGTCGGGAACACGGCAGCCGTAAGCGGTTTCTGGTATTCTTTGGCGACTTTGGCGATGCGGTTGACGACGCGATTGATCTGCTCATAACGAAAGGCGCGCCACGAGGGGCTTTGCTCCGGTCTTGCTACCTTGTCTATGTCGATGCCCGTTTCCTTAAGATAGGCAGCTTTAGTAAATGGGCTGTAGCAAAAATCGTAATCGGCCAGCTCGGTGGATTGATCGATGTCGTAATTTTGCCATAGATTGACCGGCAGTACCACATCTGGATAGCGAATGTAATCTAAATGCAAACCATCAATATCTTCCTTTTCTAATTGCTCCCGAGCCTTTTCTTCCAGATACTTTGGTACATCTGGGTGAGATGGACATAAGAAGCGGTAATAATTGACATAAGGAGGTTGATCTGCGCAGGATTTTCCAGAGCGGCTTACTGCATAGTATTCCGGATGTTGGCTTAATAGATCTTGCTCACCACGGTTCATCGTCCACATCCAGCGATGGGTTTCCAGACCGATGCTCTTTGCCATTTGAAAATGCCGAACACTGTAGTCCTCAAACAGCAATCCGCGTACTCCGGCTTCCCGGTAGGAGGTGTACCGTTTTTTTAAAATGGCATCACTGTCTTTTGCATTGGGGCGTACCCACATCCAATAATCGAAAGATAGTGGCGTCGTGCTTTCTGCAAGAGAAATAGAAGGCAATTGCAGTCCGGCGAAACCGAGCAAAGAGGTCTTGATGAAATCGCGTTTATTCATAGTAGGTATTATTTCCGAGGTGATCTATCCGAAAGATAGCATTATTTTTCAAATCGTTAATGCGAAGGGCATACCCCGCTTGATCGGCGGCTAGATCATAGGTTAACGTGAATTGATCCAACGAAGGCGCTATGTACTGTGCATACCCGGGGAGTTGGTCTATCTGTGAAGCATAGCCGCGCTTTTCGCGGTTATGTATTTGTTGCAAATAATGAATGTTCCACCCTAATTTTTTTATCTCATGGGAGGATGGCAATGCCGCATTACCCAAGGTGTCCACAAACTGGATATATCCCCATCTTTCCGGATAATGCATGTTTACCAGTCCGATAGGCGACCACACCCAATTGTCTTCCGGGAGTACTTTGCCGTTTTCCGACTTTCGCTCATACGTATCCGCTACCACGCTGTGTTGCCATTGCACCCGGGAAAAATTAAATAGCCAATAAGAAGATAGGGAAGGAGTGTTTCCCGATCCAAAGCTATGTAGCGCAGAGAATGGAATTGCCATCTCGATGCTCCAGAATTGATCCTCGTCGCTAGAATCATTCAAAGTTCCTTCGGTATGTACTGCACTTTTCAATCCTTTCATATCCCAATGTATCAATGCTTTGCCGCCATAACGATAGGGTTTTACCATGGCCAGGTCAAATATGGTATTTAGTGCATTCACCTCGAGTTCATAATAATGATCATGGTGAATATCGGGCTTTATAAATACTTCAAAATCATTGTTGTGGTAGATAATATCATCATACTTTGTAATATTCCCCCAAACATGCGGTTCCTCTAATTTGGCATAAATATAAAGATGTGCATCGTCATACATCATCTTGAATTTGGTGTTGTAGGCGGGAGCTGGTTTATCTGCTCCTTCGATATCGATGAATGCAGTCGACCACGGAATTCCAGACCATTGGACCTCCGAATCACGACCATCAATCGCTATAGCACCATCAATTTTTTGAACCTGATAAACTAATGGAGTGGATTGTAACCGTTCCACCTCATCGATGGAAGATTGTGCATGTACAGCAGTCACGCAAATAAGGCAAGGAAAAAAACGTTTTAGCAAATTCATAGGAAAAGAAATCAACCTCAATAATAAGGAAAAAATCGGATCAACTATGTAACATAAACGTGATGGATGCGCGAGCGGTGGCTAAGGAATGTTGAGGTATTTGTGCGTTTGCAACGAAATCTCCCATTTTGGATTGTTCATCACATAGTCGATAATCAAGGGCGTCATCTCTGCTGCCTTAGACCATTCGGGTTGCAAGTACAATTTGCATGACGGACCTACTTGGGCAGCATGCTCTTCTGCCCATTGAAAGTCACTTTTGTTAAATACAATCACTTTCAACTCTCCTGCCGCGTCAAGAACATCTTTTCTGGGAGCTTTGAATTTCTTGGGAGATAAACAAATCCAGTCCCATTGACCACTGAGCGGATAAGCACCAGAAGTTTCCATAAAAGTACGGATACCATGCTCCTGCAAGCTTTTTGTTAACGGATCCAAGTTATAGATCAATGGTTCGCCGCCCGTTACTACAACCGTCTTTGCCGGATGTTGATTGGCATGTTCTACGATAGTATTTACAGAAGTGAGGGGGTGGAGGCTCGCATCCCAACTTTCTTTGACATCACACCAATGACAACCCACATCGCAACCACCCAGGCGAATGAAATAAGCGGCCTTACCCGTGTGGTATCCCTCGCCTTGAATGGTATAAAATTCTTCCATTAATGGAAGTTGAGTGCCGTCTTCTGGAACTTGTCGTGACATGCGATTTTTATTAGAGAAGGCAAAGGTAAGGAATTTTTAATCAGTATCCTTAGCTTTGGAACGCCATTGCGCGGAGAAGGATTTATCGGGTATACGCGGCAATGCACGCTGTTCTCCCCATGATTTCTTGAAGAGAAACTTGATGAGTATATTTTTTATTCCTTTGCCGATGAGATCCACATATTTTCTGTTTTTTACCAGCTTGGTATACCATGTCCATTTGCTGGATTCAGGGAGGGGCTTTGCCGAGTTGCTGACGCGATCGTGTCGGTTCTTTAACAGCAGCCGATCAATGTCAATGTTTAGAGGACTAGCGTGCTCCGTTCCTTTGAAACTGGCCGCATGCTGCAGATACTGGTCGGATTCCGCTGGTTGTAAGTGCGGCGTGAAAACAGCGCCCATCGGACCGGGATACGTATTTTGATACGCTTCACCTCCAAGTGTTTCATACATAGCACAAGCGTTGGTGCTCGCGCCACATTCCATCCAATAAAGTGCCTGACGTTGCTCCGTTAGGGATAACAAGTCAGATCGTCCATTGTCTACCAGAATCAATACCATCTGGTTGGGACCATCCGTTTCACGGCCGCGTTGCGGTCCGCTTAACAAAGTCTGATGTCGTTGCAGTTTCTGTCCCTGATCGTGCAAAGAGCCTAGCGGCAAAAATAAATCTAAATCGTGTATAGAAGGCAGGATCTTATCAATACCAGCCAATACAATATGATAGGTGGCAAAAGCATCATGAAGTCGATTATTCCCTTCATTTTCGCTGATGACTACACTGCCTGTATCCGCTAATAAATACGATGCGCCCGATAGGATCACATCGGTAGATTTTGCGCGCTCCCGCTGGATCTTGCGAAAACCTCGCAACATGCGAGCTATAGATCCCTCTGTTACTAATTCTTCTTCATCTTCGTGTTTTTCTTCCGTTTCGGAGCTTTCTGTTGGTATGGCTTCAGGATGCTTCGCGTCCCATAGCTGCTTTGCCTTATCTTCACTTAACGCAATCGCCGGTTGTATTACATGACTTGGTTGCGCACCATTCAGTTGCGCGAGATAACGGCCGAAATCAGCCTCATCCGCCCGATATTTAGATTCCGAAAGGTATTTCGGAAGACCAATTTCTTCGTGAATCATCGCGTGATTGGTCGCTATATGACTAGGTTGATAGCTGGCTAACAGCTTGTCCAACTCTTCTAAAGCTTCTGAAGCCGTGTTTGCCCAAATCACCCTTCCACCCGCTCTAGTGAAGTTGGTTTCAAAATCCAATAGGTAGCGATCCATATTTTCAATCGCTTTCCATTTTATTAAATGTGCCTTTTTTTTCGCATTCTGAAGATTCTGAAAACGAGGAGATAAATTTTGGAAGGCCTGGCGGTAATTTTCCAAGTGTGCTTGCAAGATTACATTGCCCTGCGTATCCAAAGCTCTTGCCTCGCAAGCTTTCCTAAATTGCTCTTCCTTCGTGTTCGGCATAGTGAATTTGATGGCTTATTATTTATAGTAAAAGTTGGCAATCATCTTGCCAACTTTTACTAAGTAGAATTCCTGAGTGGTTTATCGTTCGAAAAACGTACCGCTTTGGAATATGAAATTACGCTTTAACTTGTAATGTAAGCTCTTCTAATTGTGCCGTAGCAATCGCTGAAGGAGCATCAATCATCACGTCGCGACCGCTGTTGTTTTTAGGAAACGCAATCACGTCACGAATGCTGTCTAGACCAGCAAAGATGGATACTAGTCGATCTAATCCAAAAGCAAGTCCACCATGCGGCGGCGCACCATAAGTAAATGCCTCCATTAAGAAACCGAATTGTTTTTCCGCTTCTTCAGGCGAGAAACCAAGATGCTTAAACATAGTAGACTGTAGGTTGCGATCGTGAATACGGATAGATCCTCCACCCACTTCTACACCGTTAATGACCAAATCGTAGGCATTTGCCCGAACATCCCCAGGGTTGGATTCCAATAAGTGGATATCCTCTGGTTTTGGAGACGTAAAAGGATGGTGCATCGCATGATAGCGTTTCGAATCTTCATCCCATTCCAATAATGGGAAATCGATCACCCATAGTGGGGAGAATGTGTTTTTGTCGCGCAGGCCTAATTGTCCCGCCAACTCTAAACGTAAATCATTCAGTTGCTTGCGCACTTTATCTTTCGAGCCAGCCATGATCAATAAAAGATCACCCGGCTCACTTTGGAATGCTTGCGACCAAGCCTCCAATGCAGTAGCATCGTAGAATTTATCCACCGAAGATTTAATGCTTCCATCGGCGTTATGACGAGCATACACAATTCCTGTAGCACCAACTTGCGGTCTTTTTACAAAATCCGTAAGCGCGTCCAGTTGTTTTCTCGTGTAACCTGCACAATCCTTGGCATTAATGCCAACAACCAACTCCGCCTGCTCGAATACTGGAAAATCATGACCTTTTACCACATCATTCAGTTCTACGAACTGCATGCCAAAGCGCGTGTCTGGTTTGTCCGACCCATACAAACGCATGGCGTCATCATAAGTCATGCGGGGTACTTCGCCCAGGTCTACACCTTTCACTGTTTTGAACAAATGTTTGGTCAGTCCTTCAAACATAGTTAAGATATCTTCTTGCTCTACAAAGGCCATTTCGCAGTCGATCTGCGTAAACTCGGGCTGTCTGTCGGCGCGCAAATCCTCATCGCGAAAGCATTTTACAATTTGAAAATAACGGTCGAAACCAGAAACCATCAGCAGTTGCTTAAAGGTTTGCGGTGATTGCGGAAGCGCATAGAATTCTCCCGGATTCATGCGAGAAGGAACTACAAAATCACGCGCACCTTCTGGTGTTGACTTAATCAATACCGGTGTTTCTACTTCCAAGAAATTCTGTTCGTCCAAATACCGGCGAATCTCTTGCGACATCTTGTGGCGCAAGATCAGGTTTTCGCGTACCGGATTACGACGTAAGTCCAGGTAACGGAATTTCATGCGTATATCATCTCCGCCGTCTGTCTCATCTTCGATGGTAAACGGCGGTAGGGCAGAAGCGTTTAATACATCCAGATCCGTTACCTTGATTTCAATTTCTCCGGTAGCGATCTTGTTGTTTTTGCTGGAACGCTCGATCACCGTACCCGTGACCTTGATCACGTACTCCCGGCCAAGATTTAATGCCTTTGCACGCAAGGTTTGATCGTCGTCTACGTCAAACGCAAGCTGTGTGATGCCGTATCGATCACGTACATCAATAAATGTCATTCCTCCTAAGTCACGTGATTTCTGGACCCACCCACTTAA includes these proteins:
- a CDS encoding CTP synthase, whose protein sequence is MSKYIFVTGGVTSSLGKGIIAASLAKLLQARGLKVTIQKFDPYINIDPGTLNPYEHGECFVTEDGAETDLDLGHYERFLNVPTSQANNVTTGRIYQHVIQQERAGAYLGKTVQVVPHITDEIKRRMQLLGDSGEYDIIITELGGTVGDIESLPFIEAVRQLRWELGNNDSLVIHLTLIPYLAAAGELKTKPTQHSVKTLLEYGIQPDILVCRTEHKLTQDIRKKLALFCNVNINAVVESIDASTIYDVPLLMLKEQLDKTVLTKLKLSTKVEPNLENWKTFLGKLKNPTNEVNIGLVGKYIELPDAYKSIAEAFIHAGSANETKVKVKSIAAESINEENVADKLKGLDGILVAPGFGARGLEGKLVAIKYVREQRIPFFGICLGMQCSVIEFARNVLSLKDANSFEMDESTKHPVINLMEEQKTIKNMGGTMRLGAYDCDLRKGTKAHAIYGKSKITERHRHRYEFNNDYLAQFEEAGMIASGKNPETGLVEIVELKDHPFYVAGQFHPELKSTVANPHPLFVSFVAAALTHKKTASK
- a CDS encoding carbohydrate-binding family 9-like protein, translating into MNLLKRFFPCLICVTAVHAQSSIDEVERLQSTPLVYQVQKIDGAIAIDGRDSEVQWSGIPWSTAFIDIEGADKPAPAYNTKFKMMYDDAHLYIYAKLEEPHVWGNITKYDDIIYHNNDFEVFIKPDIHHDHYYELEVNALNTIFDLAMVKPYRYGGKALIHWDMKGLKSAVHTEGTLNDSSDEDQFWSIEMAIPFSALHSFGSGNTPSLSSYWLFNFSRVQWQHSVVADTYERKSENGKVLPEDNWVWSPIGLVNMHYPERWGYIQFVDTLGNAALPSSHEIKKLGWNIHYLQQIHNREKRGYASQIDQLPGYAQYIAPSLDQFTLTYDLAADQAGYALRINDLKNNAIFRIDHLGNNTYYE
- a CDS encoding family 10 glycosylhydrolase, whose protein sequence is MNKRDFIKTSLLGFAGLQLPSISLAESTTPLSFDYWMWVRPNAKDSDAILKKRYTSYREAGVRGLLFEDYSVRHFQMAKSIGLETHRWMWTMNRGEQDLLSQHPEYYAVSRSGKSCADQPPYVNYYRFLCPSHPDVPKYLEEKAREQLEKEDIDGLHLDYIRYPDVVLPVNLWQNYDIDQSTELADYDFCYSPFTKAAYLKETGIDIDKVARPEQSPSWRAFRYEQINRVVNRIAKVAKEYQKPLTAAVFPTPDLARRIVRQDWANWDLDGVFPMIYHGFYQEPVEWVGQAVKEGVQTLNKKFPLYAGLYLPDFKDSEELKKGIELAKKNGAAGVSLFGEQEFDAETIRLLRSLR
- a CDS encoding 7-carboxy-7-deazaguanine synthase QueE; its protein translation is MSRQVPEDGTQLPLMEEFYTIQGEGYHTGKAAYFIRLGGCDVGCHWCDVKESWDASLHPLTSVNTIVEHANQHPAKTVVVTGGEPLIYNLDPLTKSLQEHGIRTFMETSGAYPLSGQWDWICLSPKKFKAPRKDVLDAAGELKVIVFNKSDFQWAEEHAAQVGPSCKLYLQPEWSKAAEMTPLIIDYVMNNPKWEISLQTHKYLNIP
- the aspS gene encoding aspartate--tRNA ligase — protein: MHRTHTCGELRLSDLGKTVTLSGWVQKSRDLGGMTFIDVRDRYGITQLAFDVDDDQTLRAKALNLGREYVIKVTGTVIERSSKNNKIATGEIEIKVTDLDVLNASALPPFTIEDETDGGDDIRMKFRYLDLRRNPVRENLILRHKMSQEIRRYLDEQNFLEVETPVLIKSTPEGARDFVVPSRMNPGEFYALPQSPQTFKQLLMVSGFDRYFQIVKCFRDEDLRADRQPEFTQIDCEMAFVEQEDILTMFEGLTKHLFKTVKGVDLGEVPRMTYDDAMRLYGSDKPDTRFGMQFVELNDVVKGHDFPVFEQAELVVGINAKDCAGYTRKQLDALTDFVKRPQVGATGIVYARHNADGSIKSSVDKFYDATALEAWSQAFQSEPGDLLLIMAGSKDKVRKQLNDLRLELAGQLGLRDKNTFSPLWVIDFPLLEWDEDSKRYHAMHHPFTSPKPEDIHLLESNPGDVRANAYDLVINGVEVGGGSIRIHDRNLQSTMFKHLGFSPEEAEKQFGFLMEAFTYGAPPHGGLAFGLDRLVSIFAGLDSIRDVIAFPKNNSGRDVMIDAPSAIATAQLEELTLQVKA
- a CDS encoding LUD domain-containing protein, giving the protein MPNTKEEQFRKACEARALDTQGNVILQAHLENYRQAFQNLSPRFQNLQNAKKKAHLIKWKAIENMDRYLLDFETNFTRAGGRVIWANTASEALEELDKLLASYQPSHIATNHAMIHEEIGLPKYLSESKYRADEADFGRYLAQLNGAQPSHVIQPAIALSEDKAKQLWDAKHPEAIPTESSETEEKHEDEEELVTEGSIARMLRGFRKIQRERAKSTDVILSGASYLLADTGSVVISENEGNNRLHDAFATYHIVLAGIDKILPSIHDLDLFLPLGSLHDQGQKLQRHQTLLSGPQRGRETDGPNQMVLILVDNGRSDLLSLTEQRQALYWMECGASTNACAMYETLGGEAYQNTYPGPMGAVFTPHLQPAESDQYLQHAASFKGTEHASPLNIDIDRLLLKNRHDRVSNSAKPLPESSKWTWYTKLVKNRKYVDLIGKGIKNILIKFLFKKSWGEQRALPRIPDKSFSAQWRSKAKDTD